TAAGGTTTAGCAGGGTTAACAGCTAGTTAGTTTTTTAATAACTAATGCTAACAACTCACATTTGATCAAAATTTCCTACCATCTGATCTAAAGTGACAACAGAGTCAGAGCCTCTGTGAGAGCATTCCCAGTCAGAGACTGGGAACGAGGAAACGAGGAACCCCTACACCCTTACACCCCTACATCCAGTCTGTTTATGCCGAAACTGGCATTCGCAGATTTACATTCACTGCTTGTAATTCCTTGGCTTTCTCCTCTGGTAAAGCATCATTAGCAAACATCCCCGCTGCAAGTTCTGTTCCTGCCAAATACTTCAAGCGATCGCTCGTGCGGTATGGTGGATAAAACTGGGCGTGTAAATGTGCTTCTGGATGAGGTAAACCATCCGTTGGTGCTTGAAACCAAGCCATTAAATAAGGGAAAGGACGATTCCACAAGCCGTCATATTTGAGAGTGACAGTTTTTAAAGCTTTGGCAAGTCCCCAACGTTGTTCTAAGCTTAAGTCTGAAAAAGTGGCTACTGCTTGTTTTGGTGCTACCCAAACTTCATAAGGGTAACGCGCACAGACGGGAACGAATGCGATCGCATCTTCATCTTCATAAATTATTCGTTGCTTGTCAGCAATTTCTTTCTCAATCAAATCTGCTAACAACCCGCGTTTATGTTCCTGATAATACCGCTGCTGCTGTTCTAACATCTGCGCTGGCACAGGTGGAACAAACGGATAAGCGTAAATTTGCCCATGAGGGTGGTGTAAAGTCACACCTACTTCCACACCTTTATTTTCAAATGGCAACACATATTGAATTTGGGGATTTTTGCCCAAAACCTCCGTGCGATCGCCCCAAACTTGCAAAATTAAATCCAGGTGATCCAGTGTCAAGGATGACAAGGAAGCACGGGCATCCTGAGTAAAAACCACCACCTCACACGCGCCATTGGCTGGTGCTGTTTCTACAATGCAATCAGGCGGATTTTTTGCCGTTGTCACCATCGAGGGAAAACGGTTCTCAAATACTGCCACATCATACTTACCAACAGGTATTTCCGTGGGAAAATTAGGGTTTCGGCTAGGAGCAAGGGGGTTATATTCTGGGGGTGGTAAGAAAGTCCGTCCTTGACGATGACTGGCATAAGCCACCCATTCACCCCGGAGGGGATGCCAACGCAGGTGGGGATTTGCCCGCACTGGCTCATCACTGGGGCTAGTGGCTGTAATCTGATCAGAAATGGGGCAACGACTATACAAAGTCATCTGCCGTCCATCCGGCTTTAACAAGCTGTGGGAGTACATAATCCTTGTCCTGAAAGAGTAGCAGCACGG
This genomic interval from Anabaena sphaerica FACHB-251 contains the following:
- the galT gene encoding galactose-1-phosphate uridylyltransferase → MYSHSLLKPDGRQMTLYSRCPISDQITATSPSDEPVRANPHLRWHPLRGEWVAYASHRQGRTFLPPPEYNPLAPSRNPNFPTEIPVGKYDVAVFENRFPSMVTTAKNPPDCIVETAPANGACEVVVFTQDARASLSSLTLDHLDLILQVWGDRTEVLGKNPQIQYVLPFENKGVEVGVTLHHPHGQIYAYPFVPPVPAQMLEQQQRYYQEHKRGLLADLIEKEIADKQRIIYEDEDAIAFVPVCARYPYEVWVAPKQAVATFSDLSLEQRWGLAKALKTVTLKYDGLWNRPFPYLMAWFQAPTDGLPHPEAHLHAQFYPPYRTSDRLKYLAGTELAAGMFANDALPEEKAKELQAVNVNLRMPVSA